One genomic region from Osmerus eperlanus chromosome 6, fOsmEpe2.1, whole genome shotgun sequence encodes:
- the wu:fj16a03 gene encoding uncharacterized protein wu:fj16a03 isoform X2 yields the protein MKACLVLVLLLPLLCTAQQFTIECYGEDFLMVRNQVLQCSSKVVQACYTRETGEKGCARLEFCDRPGWSCCFKNRCNA from the exons ATGAAAGCTTGCCTGGTCTTAGTactgctgctgcctctgctgtGCACAG CTCAACAGTTTACCATCGAGTGCTATGGTGAGGACTTCCTCATGGTGAGGAACCAGGTTCTCCAGTGCTCTAGTAAAGTAGTGCAAGCATGCTACACCAGGG AAACGGGTGAGAAAGGGTGTGCCAGGCTGGAGTTCTGCGATCGGCCTGGCTGGTCATGTTGCTTCAAGAACAGATGTAATGCCTAG
- the wu:fj16a03 gene encoding uncharacterized protein wu:fj16a03 isoform X1 has product MKACLVLVLLLPLLCTAGRSMTPEICSPSCAAAQQFTIECYGEDFLMVRNQVLQCSSKVVQACYTRETGEKGCARLEFCDRPGWSCCFKNRCNA; this is encoded by the exons ATGAAAGCTTGCCTGGTCTTAGTactgctgctgcctctgctgtGCACAG CAGGCAGGAGCATGACCCCGGAGATCTGCTCTCCTTCCTGTGCTGCAGCTCAACAGTTTACCATCGAGTGCTATGGTGAGGACTTCCTCATGGTGAGGAACCAGGTTCTCCAGTGCTCTAGTAAAGTAGTGCAAGCATGCTACACCAGGG AAACGGGTGAGAAAGGGTGTGCCAGGCTGGAGTTCTGCGATCGGCCTGGCTGGTCATGTTGCTTCAAGAACAGATGTAATGCCTAG
- the LOC134022369 gene encoding zinc-binding protein A33-like, whose amino-acid sequence MAANPWVLEDDMSCPVCFQTFSDPVVLECSHSFCRRCLDTYWTGRVIKLCPVCRQTSLTRSPTSNLVLRNIVETCAKEKIKTEEERKEWREKGRSMSTVEGERDGNGERGERRVSLNEEGEARCAKHGEKLLLFCMADNEPLCVVCQTSRKHRQHQLCPVDEAAQDLKDEFRASLPPLKKKLETFQKVKKECEKTVQHIKNQGSQTEKKIKQDFEDLHHFLLMEEVCSLSALAEDVDIKSVIMKEKIEHLSKKVASLSSTIKEIEQKIDSRDLLFLQDYKTTKERSKYPQPDPEPVLGSLVDVAKHLGNLKFSVWEKMQQKVQYFPVTLDPNTAAPWVSLSDDLTSACHCDVTSLPDNPERFDQCVCVLGAEPFSSGRHCWEVNVGSKTRWDLGVLNESVYRKGILTVNPAHAFWALALRDGGQYSACTMPWTRLTLKSKPSRVKVCLDYDKGEVSFYDSADMSLMYTFEGKFTERLLPYFSPCVSDAGRNAEPLKICPAKVSVVIDIGEDDQNKE is encoded by the exons ATGGCCGCCAACCCGTGGGTCCTGGAGGATGACATGTCCTGCCCGGTGTGCTTTCAGACGTTCTCAGACCCTGTGGTACTGGAATGTAGCCACAGCTTCTGCAGGCGCTGCCTGGACACCTACTGGACGGGCCGGGTCATCAAACTATGCCCCGTGTGCAGACAGACTTCCTTGACCAGATCCCCGACTAGCAACCTGGTTCTGAGAAACATAGTGGAGACCTGCGCCAAGGAGAAGATCAAaaccgaggaggagaggaaggaatggagggagaaaggaaggagtaTGTCgacagtagagggagagagagatggaaatggGGAACGTGGCGAGAGGAGGGTGTCACTgaatgaggagggggaggctcgGTGTGCCAAGCACGGAGAGAAGCTGCTGCTCTTCTGTATGGCGGACAATGagcctctgtgtgtggtgtgtcagacatccaggaaacacagacaacatCAGCTGTGCCCTGTGGACGAGGCTGCCCAGGACCTCAAG GATGAATTTAGAGCCAGTCTTCCCCCTTTGAAGAAAAAGTTGGAGACTTTCCAAAAAGTAAAGAAGGAGTGTGAGAAAACAGTACAGCATATCAAG AACCAAGGCAGTCAAACAGAGAAGAAGATCAAACAGGATTTTGAGGACCTTCATCACTTCCTGCTGATGGAGGAAGTGTGTAGTCTGTCAGCCCTCGCAGAGGATGTGGACATCAAGTCAGTGATCATGAAGGAGAAGATTGAGCACCTGAGCAAGAAGGTGGCATCGCTCTCCAGCACCATTAAAGAGATAGAGCAGAAGATAGACTCCAGAGATCTCCTTTTCCTGCAG GATTACAAGACCACCAAAGAAAG GTCCAAATACCCTCAGCCTGACCCGGAGCCTGTCTTAGGGTCTCTGGTAGACGTGGCCAAACACCTGGGCAACCTGAAGTTCTCAGTCTGGGAGAAAATGCAGCAGAAAGTCcagtatt TCCCAGTGACCCTTGACCCCAACACAGCTGCCCCCTGGGTCTCTCTGTCTGATGACCTCACCAGCGCTTGTCACTGTGACGTGACTTCCCTCCCCGACAACCCGGAGCGAtttgaccagtgtgtgtgtgtcctgggagcCGAGCCTTTCTCGTCCGGCCGCCACTGCTGGGAGGTGAACGTGGGGTCCAAGACCCGCTGGGACCTGGGGGTCCTGAACGAGAGCGTGTACAGGAAGGGCATCCTGACTGTGAACCCGGCCCACGCGTTCTGGGCCCTGGCCCTGAGGGACGGAGGTCAGTACAGTGCCTGCACCATGCCATGGACCCGGCTCACCCTGAAGAGCAAGCCCAGCAGGGTGAAAGTGTGTCTGGATTACGACAAAGGAGAGGTGTCCTTCTACGACTCAGCCGACATGTCCCTCATGTACACGTTTGAAGGCAAGTTCACAGAGAGGCTGCTGCCCtacttctctccctgtgtgagcGATGCCGGTCGCAATGCCGAGCCCCTGAAAATTTGCCCTGCCAAAGTGTCTGTGGTTATTGACATTGGGGAGGATGACCAAAACAAagaatga
- the LOC134022776 gene encoding zinc-binding protein A33-like encodes MTYQDPVSLSCRHSFCRCCLKAAWEQGKKRQCSVCKRKSSNEINQPDLKLANIVEAFLQKEGAKGGGEGHAEGPGVCVTHRKKLKGFCGECEVLLCAVCVEAHSKHTHQTIEVAAEVCKSKLDSLLKALGARADLNLVRDASNNAALFIKNQAQETAGQIREFTQLHQYLKEEEETRLAALKQEEGRKTASLAERTARLISEMASLSEKITDIENRMETDALFFLKIYKDIKLRAQQSITDLEPVSGSLIDVAQHLGNLRFKVWKKIQDKVTYTPVTLDVNTAHADLLISGGLLEVKDGRVSREVPDNAERFDSSVSVLGSQSFSSGTHSWEVEVGPKKAWTLGVAKGGVTRKGSVTVSPNGGIWAVGLWNGTEFSAGTAPLGTPLTLNRKPQKVRVQLDYEGGKVSFHDSSDMSLIYTFKDSFKERLFPYFSPCLNSDGSNPGSLKICPENVCVTVTQTALSKKTIQP; translated from the exons ATGACCTACCAAGACCCTGTGAGTCTGAGCTGCCGGCACAGCTTCTGCCGCTGCTGTCTGAAGGCAGCCTGGGAGCAGGGGAAGAAGCGGCAGTGCTCCGTCTGTAAACGCAAGTCCTCCAATGAGATTAATCAGCCCGACCTGAAGCTGGCCAACATCGTGGAGGCTTTCCTGCAGAAGGAAGGAGCgaagggagggggcgagggtcACGCAGAGGGTCCCGGAGTGTGTGTGACCCATAGGAAGAAGCTCAAGGGGTTCTGTGGGGAGTGCGAGGTGCttctgtgtgcagtgtgtgtggaggcgcaTTCCAAGCACACTCACCAGACAATTGAAGTGGCTGCAGAAGTGTGTAAG AGTAAACTCGATTCGCTGCTGAAAGCTCTTGGCGCTCGGGCAGACTTGAATCTGGTGAGAGATGCTAGCAACAATGCCGCACTGTTCATCAAG AACCAGGCCCAGGAGACGGCAGGCCAGATTCGAGAGTTTACCCAGCTGCACCAGtacctgaaggaggaggaggagaccaggctGGCGGCCctgaagcaggaggaggggaggaagacagcATCACTGGCTGAGAGGACGGCCCGTCTGATCAGCGAGATGGCCTCGCTCTCTGAGAAGATCACTGACATAGAGAACAGGATGGAGACTGATGCACTCTTTTTCCTAAAg ATCTACAAAGACATTAAACTCAG GGCCCAGCAGAGCATTACAGACCTGGAGCCTGTCTCTGGGTCTCTGATTGATGTGGCCCAACACCTGGGCAATCTAAGGTTTAAGGTGTGGAAGAAGATTCAGGATAAAGTGACATACA CGCCTGTGACCTTGGACGTGAACACAGCTCACGCCGACCTGCTCATCTCTGGGGGCCTTTTGGAAGTTAAAGATGGACGGGTGTCCCGGGAGGTGCCTGATAACGCTGAGCGCTTTGACAGTTCAGTCAGTGTGCTCGGTTCCCAAAGCTTCAGCTCTGGCACACacagctgggaggtggaggtggggcctAAGAAGGCGTGGACTCTGGGTGTGGCCAAAGGGGGCGTGACCAGGAAGGGCAGTGTAACCGTCAGCCCGAATGGTGGGATTTGGGCGGTGGGCCTGTGGAACGGGACAGAGTTCAGTGCTGGGACAGCCCCTCTGGGAACCCCTTTGACCTTGAACAGAAAACCCCAGAAGGTCAGGGTTCAGCTAGACTATGAGGGAGGCAAGGTGTCATTCCACGATTCCAGTGACATGTCCCTAATTTACACGTTTAAGGACAGCTTCAAGGAGAGGCTGTTCCCCTACTTTTCTCCCTGTCTGAACTCTGATGGCAGCAACCCTGGTTCTCTGAAGATCTGCCCTGAGAACGTGTGTGTCACTGTCACTCAAACAGCCCTCTCGAAGAAGACTATTCAACCGTGA
- the LOC134022372 gene encoding cytochrome c oxidase subunit 7A-related protein, mitochondrial-like: protein MYYKISGVTQKLVGAAPTAYAPQGLKLTVPTEAPPLIFATPTKVVSEAASTVEYMGINKVPDMQKLFQRSDGIPVHLKRGLMDKMLYRTTMGLTIGGTLYCLMALYIAAQPANK from the exons ATGTACTATAAGATAAGCGGTGTAACACAAAAATTAGTCGGAGCGGCACCGACAGCATATGCCCCTCAG GGGCTTAAGCTGACGGTGCCCACGGAAGCCCCACCACTCATATTTGCCACCCCAACCAAAGTGGTGTCAGAGGCAGCCTCCACAGTAGAGTACATGGGAATTAACAAAGTCCCCGACATGCAGAAACTCTTCCAG AGGTCTGATGGTATCCCCGTCCACCTGAAAAGGGGCTTAATGGACAAGATGCTGTATAGGACCACCATGGGCCTGACCATTGGGGGTACTTTGTACTGCCTGATGGCCCTCTACATCGCTGCCCAGCCAGCCAACAAGTGA
- the LOC134022373 gene encoding potassium voltage-gated channel subfamily G member 3-like isoform X2 — MKFGKSICILNVGGTKYAFSKDVIKDFPLSRVSRLHKCASEKEVLEVCDDYDRERNEFFFDRHSEAFGFIMLYVKYGKLRFVPQMCELSFYNEMIYWGLESSHLEFCCQRRLDDRMSDTYTHFSEEDTIKHEGGLRGDCLENREGADSEQSKWLERMRRTFEEPTSSVAAQILASVSVIFVIVSMVMLCASTLPDWKSAESSVEEQRYTDSLEHPSGIIEAVCIGWFTAECIVRFMVSRDKCEFVRRPLNIIDLLAITPYYISVTMTGLTGENSQLQRAGVTLRVLRMMRIFWVIKLARHFLGLQTLGLTLRRCYREMVMLLVFIAVAMAIFSALAQLLEHGLDLESGNEDYASIPAACWWVIISMTTVGYGDMYPITVPGRVLGGLCVVSGIVLLALPITFIYHSFVQCYNELKFRSARCSRSLSAEFLN, encoded by the exons ATGAAGTTTGGAAAGAGCATTTGTATCCTCAATGTGGGTGGTACAAAATACGCGTTCTCTAAAGACGTGATCAAGGATTTCCCTCTGAGTAGAGTGAGTCGCTTGCACAAATGTGCGTCGGAGAAAGAAGTATTGGAAGTGTGCGACGACTATGACCGAGAGAGAAATGAGTTTTTCTTCGATAGACACTCCGAGGCTTTTGGTTTTATTATGTTGTACGTAAAGTACGGCAAACTTAGATTCGTACCACAGATGTGCGAGTTGTCATTCTACAATGAAATGATTTACTGGGGACTGGAGAGCTCTCACCTGGAGTTCTGCTGTCAGCGAAGGTTAGATGATCGGATGTCTGACACGTATACGCATTTTTCTGAGGAAGACACCATAAAACACGAGGGAGGGTTAAGGGGAGATTGTTTGGAGAACCGCGAGGGCGCTGACAGTGAGCAGTCAAAGTGGCTTGAAAGAATGCGAAGGACTTTTGAGGAGCCAACTTCTTCGGTAGCAGCACAAATTTTGGCCTCGGTGTCCGTCATATTTGTCATAGTGTCCATGGTGATGCTTTGTGCAAGTACTTTACCAGACTGGAAATCCGCTGAAAGCAGCGTGGAGGAGCAAAGGTACACAGACTCATTAGAACATCCATCCGG GATCATCGAGGCTGTGTGTATTGGCTGGTTCACCGCAGAGTGCATTGTCCGTTTCATGGTGTCACGGGACAAGTGTGAGTTTGTGCGGCGGCCCCTGAACATCATCGACCTCCTTGCCATCACGCCCTACTACATCTCCGTTACCATGACGGGACTGACAGGCGAGAACTCGCAGCTGCAGCGGGCCGGCGTGACGTTACGCGTTTTGCGCATGATGCGCATCTTCTGGGTCATCAAGCTGGCGCGCCACTTCCTGGGCCTTCAGACGCTGGGCTTGACGCTGCGGCGCTGCTACCGTGAGATGGTGATGCTCCTGGTGTTCATAGCCGTGGCCATGGCCATCTTCAGTGCGCTGGCCCAGCTGCTGGAGCACGGCCTGGACCTGGAGTCGGGCAACGAGGACTACGCCAGCATCCCGGCAGCCTGCTGGTGGGTTATTATCTCCATGACTACCGTGGGCTATGGAGACATGTACCCCATCACTGTGCCCGGGCGCGTGCTGGGTGGCCTGTGCGTGGTAAGCGGCATCGTGCTGCTGGCACTGCCCATCACTTTCATCTACCACAGCTTCGTCCAGTGCTACAATGAGCTGAAGTTTCGCTCCGCTCGCTGCTCCAGGAGCCTCTCTGCAGAGTTCCTCAACTGA
- the LOC134022373 gene encoding potassium voltage-gated channel subfamily G member 3-like isoform X1, with protein sequence MKFGKSICILNVGGTKYAFSKDVIKDFPLSRVSRLHKCASEKEVLEVCDDYDRERNEFFFDRHSEAFGFIMLYVKYGKLRFVPQMCELSFYNEMIYWGLESSHLEFCCQRRLDDRMSDTYTHFSEEDTIKHEGGLRGDCLENREGADSEQSKWLERMRRTFEEPTSSVAAQILASVSVIFVIVSMVMLCASTLPDWKSAESSVEEQRIIEAVCIGWFTAECIVRFMVSRDKCEFVRRPLNIIDLLAITPYYISVTMTGLTGENSQLQRAGVTLRVLRMMRIFWVIKLARHFLGLQTLGLTLRRCYREMVMLLVFIAVAMAIFSALAQLLEHGLDLESGNEDYASIPAACWWVIISMTTVGYGDMYPITVPGRVLGGLCVVSGIVLLALPITFIYHSFVQCYNELKFRSARCSRSLSAEFLN encoded by the exons ATGAAGTTTGGAAAGAGCATTTGTATCCTCAATGTGGGTGGTACAAAATACGCGTTCTCTAAAGACGTGATCAAGGATTTCCCTCTGAGTAGAGTGAGTCGCTTGCACAAATGTGCGTCGGAGAAAGAAGTATTGGAAGTGTGCGACGACTATGACCGAGAGAGAAATGAGTTTTTCTTCGATAGACACTCCGAGGCTTTTGGTTTTATTATGTTGTACGTAAAGTACGGCAAACTTAGATTCGTACCACAGATGTGCGAGTTGTCATTCTACAATGAAATGATTTACTGGGGACTGGAGAGCTCTCACCTGGAGTTCTGCTGTCAGCGAAGGTTAGATGATCGGATGTCTGACACGTATACGCATTTTTCTGAGGAAGACACCATAAAACACGAGGGAGGGTTAAGGGGAGATTGTTTGGAGAACCGCGAGGGCGCTGACAGTGAGCAGTCAAAGTGGCTTGAAAGAATGCGAAGGACTTTTGAGGAGCCAACTTCTTCGGTAGCAGCACAAATTTTGGCCTCGGTGTCCGTCATATTTGTCATAGTGTCCATGGTGATGCTTTGTGCAAGTACTTTACCAGACTGGAAATCCGCTGAAAGCAGCGTGGAGGAGCAAAG GATCATCGAGGCTGTGTGTATTGGCTGGTTCACCGCAGAGTGCATTGTCCGTTTCATGGTGTCACGGGACAAGTGTGAGTTTGTGCGGCGGCCCCTGAACATCATCGACCTCCTTGCCATCACGCCCTACTACATCTCCGTTACCATGACGGGACTGACAGGCGAGAACTCGCAGCTGCAGCGGGCCGGCGTGACGTTACGCGTTTTGCGCATGATGCGCATCTTCTGGGTCATCAAGCTGGCGCGCCACTTCCTGGGCCTTCAGACGCTGGGCTTGACGCTGCGGCGCTGCTACCGTGAGATGGTGATGCTCCTGGTGTTCATAGCCGTGGCCATGGCCATCTTCAGTGCGCTGGCCCAGCTGCTGGAGCACGGCCTGGACCTGGAGTCGGGCAACGAGGACTACGCCAGCATCCCGGCAGCCTGCTGGTGGGTTATTATCTCCATGACTACCGTGGGCTATGGAGACATGTACCCCATCACTGTGCCCGGGCGCGTGCTGGGTGGCCTGTGCGTGGTAAGCGGCATCGTGCTGCTGGCACTGCCCATCACTTTCATCTACCACAGCTTCGTCCAGTGCTACAATGAGCTGAAGTTTCGCTCCGCTCGCTGCTCCAGGAGCCTCTCTGCAGAGTTCCTCAACTGA